In Strigops habroptila isolate Jane chromosome 4, bStrHab1.2.pri, whole genome shotgun sequence, a single genomic region encodes these proteins:
- the WDR20 gene encoding WD repeat-containing protein 20 isoform X7 has translation MYLYNVEHTCGTTVPHYQLLKQGESFAVHTCKSKSTRNPLLKWTVGEGALNEFAFSPDGKFLACVSQDGFLRVFNFDSVELHGTMKSYFGGLLCVCWSPDGKYIVTGGEDDLVTVWSFVDCRVIARGHGHKSWVSVVAFDPYTTSVEESDPMEFSGSDEDFQDLHFGRDRANSTQSRLSKRNSTDSRPVSVTYRFGSVGQDTQLCLWDLTEDILFPHQPLSRARTHTNVMNATSPPAGSGGTNPGSNGNSITTPGNSVPPPLPRSNSLPHSAVSNAGSKSSVMDGAIASGVSKFATLSLHDRKERHHEKDHKRNHSMGHISSKSSDKLNLVTKTKTDPAKTLGTPLCPRMEDVPLLEPLICKKIAHERLTVLIFLEDCIVTACQEGFICTWARPGKVGLLSSQNQANSPSGTVV, from the coding sequence ATGTACTTGTATAACGTGGAGCACACTTGTGGTACCACAGTCCCGCACTACCAGCTACTTAAACAAGGAGAAAGCTTTGCAGTTCACACTTGCAAGAGTAAATCCACAAGAAACCCTCTGCTTAAATGGACAGTAGGTGAGGGTGCCCTCAATGAATTTGCCTTTTCCCCAGATGGGAAGTTCTTGGCGTGTGTGAGCCAGGATGGTTTTCTTCGTGTGTTTAACTTTGATTCAGTGGAATTGCATGGTACAATGAAAAGCTACTTTGGAGGACTGCTGTGCGTGTGTTGGAGTCCCGATGGGAAATACATAGTGACAGGTGGAGAGGATGACTTGGTAACAGTTTGGTCTTTCGTGGACTGTCGAGTAATAGCGAGAGGCCACGGACATAAGTCATGGGTCAGTGTTGTTGCGTTTGATCCATATACCACTAGTGTAGAAGAGAGTGACCCGATGGAATTTAGTGGAAGTGATGAGGATTTCCAAGACCTTCATTTTGGCAGAGATCGAGCAAATAGTACTCAATCTAGGCTATCCAAAAGGAACTCTACAGACAGTCGTCCAGTAAGCGTTACGTATAGATTTGGTTCAGTAGGCCAGGACACACAGCTCTGTTTGTGGGATCTTACAGAAGATATCCTCTTCCCCCACCAACCTCTCTCAAGAGCAAGGACACATACAAATGTCATGAATGCCACAAGTCCACCTGCTGGAAGTGGTGGAACTAACCCAGGAAGTAATGGAAACAGTATCACAACACCTGGAAACTCTGTACCCCCTCCTCTTCCACGGTCAAACAGCCTTCCACACTCTGCAGTCTCAAATGCTGGCAGTAAAAGCAGTGTCATGGATGGTGCCATTGCTTCTGGCGTTAGTAAATTTGCAACCTTATCACTACACGATCGGAAGGAAAGACACCATGAAAAAGATCACAAGAGAAATCATAGCATGGGACATATATCTAGCAAGAGCAGTGACAAACTGAACCTAGTTACTAAAACCAAAACGGACCCAGCTAAAACTTTGGGAACACCTCTCTGTCCCCGAATGGAAGATGTTCCCTTGTTAGAGCCTCTTATCTGTAAAAAGATAGCACATGAAAGACTGACTGtgttaatttttcttgaagACTGTATAGTCACTGCTTGTCAGGAGGGATTTATTTGCACATGGGCAAGGCCTGGTAAAGTG